CCCTGGACGACAGACCGACGCTCACCGCCCTTATGAAAGAGGAGGAAGGCTACCTCTTCGTGGACATGAAGGACTTTACCCGGAAGACCCTTACGGTAAAGGAGCTGGCCATGGCGGAGTTCATGAAGGAGCATTTCTACAAGCCCATCCTCGACGCGGCGAGCCGCCTCGGTGCCGGCGCGGGGCTTCTCAAGGACGACAGCGGTATAAGGCTCAACAGCCTTCCCGGGGACGCCGCCATATTCTCCGGCAGCGCGACCAACCTGGTCAACCTCGCCCGCGACATACAGAAGATAATCAAGGACTACCGTGAACAGCTCCAGAAGAGGCTCCCACCCACGAAGGGAGAGGCGCTCCTTGAGGACATACATAAGAGTTTCGTGAAGAAAAAGGACGACTTCAAAAAGAAGAAGGCCGAGGTGGAGAAAGAGGTCAAGGCCGGCGCAAAGGGCGCGAAGGCGAAGCTCGCTCTCTTTAAGGAAGCGGAACAGAGGCTCGACAACGGCTACAGGAATGAAGTCGAGGAGGCCATCAGCAGGGAGATGGAGGCCGGGGTCTTCGTCTCCTACGGCAACAAGGCGGAGACCATGCACATACCCGGGCACGAGGACTTCTGCGGGCCGGTAAAGGTGGCGATAGGCGAGAAGATAAACGAGGCGGCGCGCGGCACGAGCAGGAACTCGATGGTTATGGCCAAGCTCGAAGTGCTCATGGAAAAAGAGAGGCTGCAAAAGGGCAAGGCGGACCTGACCTATCCCTTTGAAGTGTACATAAAGAGGGTCTACAGCATCCGCATGCCCCCTGAGCTCGACCATGCCCTGGGTATGCTCATGGCAAGGACCAAGGGGGTCGACCTGAAGAACATGGCGCAGCTCGTGGCCAACCAGTACTTCAAGGACCTGAAGAGACTTGCCTCCGGAGAGCCGATTAGTTCGCTCAAGCTCTTCGACTCGGCGAGGGACATATACAACAGGGGGCAGGCCCTCAGCAGCGAGGCCCTACAGGCGTACATAAAAGAGACAAAGGACACGAAGTTCTTTTTCAAGAGAGTCGTAAGCTCCAAGGAGCTCGACCCTTACCTGCAGAAGACGTTCTACTTCCCGAGGGAGGCGCTGGAGTTCTGGTTCGGCCTGGAGGTCAAGGGGGGGGTGGAGTTCATAGAGGCGTTCGCCAGGATAGGCGACGTAGTTTTCAAGGGGTTCGAGGCCAGGGAGCCGACCGTGGTCTACGAGATGCTCAATACGGACGGTCCCTTCTTCAAGGCCCTCAAGAGCCACCACTACAGCGACTGGTTAGAGGAGGCCAGGGAGGAAAGCGGGAAGAAGGACCGGTAGGAGACAGGCGTCGGTTGGGGTGGGTGGCGTCAGGGGGAGAGCTTTTCGTGTTATCCATGCGCAGACAGCCTCTCCCTTCGGTTCAACTCTTCCCGCCCCGTGGCCCCTTGCCCTCTAACCGGAGCGGCTCGTTCATGCTCCCGGTCCTGTAGCCCTCGAGGTCGAGGGTGACGTAGGTAAAGCCCGCCTCTTTAAAGCGCCGGGCAACGGAGAGCCGGACGTCTTCCTTCAGGAACCTTTCAATCTCCGGCGGCCCCACCTCCACCCGCGCCGTGTCGTCGTGGTAGCGGACGCGGAACTGCCTGAAGCCGAGCTCGCGCAGGAACCCTTCGCACTCTTTTACTTTTTCAAGCCTCTCTTCGGTTATGCGCGTGCCGTAGGGGAAGCGCGAGGAGAGGCAGGCGAGCTGAGGTTTCTCCCAGGTGGGTAGTTCCATCTCTCTGCTCAGGAGCCGTATCTCGTCCTTTGTGAGCTCCGCCTCGTCGAGCGGACTCCTTACGCCGAGTTCCGAGGCCGCGGTCCTGCCAGGCCGGTAGTCCCCCCGGTCGTCGGCGTTAGTGCCGTCGGCCACGTGCTCGAGCCCGAGCTCCCCGGCCTTTTTACCGCATATCTCGAAGAGCTCGCTCTTGCAGTAGTAGCACCTGTTCTCGTCGTTGTCGGCAAAGTTCGGGATGAGGAGCTCGTTCGACTCCACCACGAGGTGACGTACGCCGAACTCCCGGGCGAGCCTTACGGCCTCGGCCTGTTCGTGCTCCGGATAGGTGGGGGAGGCGGCGGTAAGAGCGGCGGCCCTATCGCCGAGGGTATCTATCGCGACCCGCAAGAGGAAGGTCGAGTCAACCCCTCCGGAGAAGGCAACGAGTACGGAGTCCATCTCAGTGAGGGTCGCCTTTAGCCGTTCGAGCTTTTCGTGCGCGGCCTTGGCGGGGGCGGCTTCTTCCGTCCTTTCAACCACCTCGTTCAGCACACCCTGAACTCCTCTATGGTCTTATCGTCGACGGGCTCGGAAACCTCGAACTCTGTCTCGTTGCCGTCGGTTACGGCCCTTATGGTGCCCCGCCCCTCCGACTTGTTGGCGTACCTCAAGATCAGCCTGCCCGCGAACGCCCGTATGCCGTTGGGGCTCTCGCCCGAGACGAGCGCCACCGGGCCGGGGAAGTCCACGGGTTCCATGAACGTGTCGCCGGGCTGGGCGAGCGCCTTTATCTTCGTGTTGTCGGCGTCGTTCCGCCCCACCACTATCTTGGCCCCCTCGTAGCGGAAGTGCCTGCCGCTCTTGAGCGTGTGGAGGTCCTTTATGTTTACATCCTTATTGTGGTCGAGGAGGTCGCGCACCTTCTTAGAGAATATCTTGTCGGTAAGGAGGCACCCCCCCGACGGACACGGGTAGTCGCCCACGTCG
Above is a genomic segment from Thermodesulfobacteriota bacterium containing:
- the larE gene encoding ATP-dependent sacrificial sulfur transferase LarE — its product is MLNEVVERTEEAAPAKAAHEKLERLKATLTEMDSVLVAFSGGVDSTFLLRVAIDTLGDRAAALTAASPTYPEHEQAEAVRLAREFGVRHLVVESNELLIPNFADNDENRCYYCKSELFEICGKKAGELGLEHVADGTNADDRGDYRPGRTAASELGVRSPLDEAELTKDEIRLLSREMELPTWEKPQLACLSSRFPYGTRITEERLEKVKECEGFLRELGFRQFRVRYHDDTARVEVGPPEIERFLKEDVRLSVARRFKEAGFTYVTLDLEGYRTGSMNEPLRLEGKGPRGGKS